Genomic segment of Gemmatimonadota bacterium:
GATCGAGGCGCCGAAGACGATGCAGAAGAAGATGATCGCGAGCATGTCGCCGGCCGCCGCCGCCTGGACGAAGTTCTCCGGCACGATGTCGAGGAGAAGCTCGACCGGAGACCCCGGCGTCTGGAGCTCCGCGAGCTCCCCCGACGCGGCGTCGACCATGTTCGCGCCGACGCCGGGCCTGATGAGGTTGACCATCAGGAGGCCGACCATCGCCGCGAGGAAGCTCGACAGGACGTAGTAGCCCATCGTCTTGCTGAAGAGACGGCCGATCGCCTTGCCCCCGCCCACCGACGCCACGCCCGAGATGATCGAGGTGAGCACGAGCGGCACGATGATCATCCGCAGGAGCTTCATGAATAGGTCGCCGATCCAACCGAGCCGAGCGGCGGCGGGTTCGCCGAAGACCGCTCCGGTCACGGCGCCGAGAGCCATGGCCAACAAGACCTGCCAGTGAAGTTGGCGGTACCAGGGGAGGTTCGGATCGTGTTTCATGGGGCCGAGCTTACGGGCCGTCTCCGCCGAGGCGCAAGGTCGGCCCCGCGGTCACCGGCCCCGCGGTCTCAGCGGGTGACGAGAACCTCGGCGCGCTCGATGACGTCGCCTTCCAGGATCGCATCGACCAAGTCCATGCTACTTACGACGATCCCAAAGACGGTGTAGTCGTGGTCGAGGCGCACATTGTCGACGAGGTTGATGAAGATCTGCGCGTCCCCCGTGTCATGGCCGCGCGTCGACAGCCCGACTGTGCCGCGCCAGTGCGGAAACACGCCGACCTCGTCCCGTGAATACAGTCCGTCACCCGAGTACTCGTTCGCCCCCGGGCTACCCCCCTGGAGCACGAAATTCGGTGCCCAGCGGTGGAAGGTGAGTCCGTCGAAATAGCCCTCGCGCGCGAGGCGAACGAATCGGTACGAGTTCGTCAGCGCGATGAGGGGAAGCGGCTGTATGGAGATCGTTCCGCCCTTCTGCATATGAAGCAGAACGGTCGCCCTGCCCAAGGCCGGCACGTCGGCTACTCGGGGAAGGGAGCTCCTCGGAAGCGCTTGCGGGTCCGCCGCGTGAGGCCGCCCTGTCCAGAGCTCCAGCACTTCGGCTACCTGCTCGGCGATCACAGCGTCGTAGTCGGACAGGAACGGCGTGAGCCGTTCGGCGAGCGCGCCGCTTCCCAGCTCGGCGACGCGCGTCAGCAGCGCGCCTCGCGGGTCCCGCCACGTCTCTCTGCGAGCTCGGGAGATCCGCTCGAACGCCGTCAACGCAGCCGAGGCGACGGGGAAGCCCAGCTCCGATCCCTCGAGCAGGCGCGCTGCGGTCATCAACAGCTGCGGGTCGTCGGACGCCAGCTGGCTCACCAGTAGTTGGTCGATGTCGTTGGCGTCGTCCTGCGCCAACAACTGAAGTGCGGCAGTGCGCACGTTGGCCACGGGGTCCCCCACCAGCTCGAGTACGACGTCGGTCTGGCCCAGGACCGAAGCCGCGCGGGCGCCGTAGACGCGAACGAAAGGGTTCGGGTGGCTCACGTAGACGGGGACCAGCCGGGACGCGAAGTCCGGCGCGAACCGAGCGAGGGAGACCAGCGCGTGCGCGCCCATCTGCCAGTTGACACGCGTCTCGGGACCGACGGACGACGCGGTCCCCAATAGGATCTCCGTCTGAGCGTCCGGGTCGGTGCACGGTTCGGCAAGCGCGTCGAGCGCGAGCAGCCGTATCGCCTGGCTTTCGTCGCGTGTCGCCACCGCGAGCAGCCTCCCGCATACGACCTCGTCCCGCGCTTCGCGAGCGAGCTGCTGGACGGTGAAGATCCGAACTCCGACGGACTCGTCAAGGAGGCCGCGGCGGATGAATTCCGAGCGCGCCGCAGCCACGACGGCACTGAGGTATCGGGCAGCCACGATGCGCACGCGCGCGTCGGGATCCCTCAGTCCACCTTCGACGAGCTCGACGGTGATCGCTCCGGCTTGCCCCATAGCGGATAGTGCGAGCAACCGCACCTGGGCCGACTGGGGGCCATACTGCTGCCGCACACGGTCGAAGAAGACCAGGTTCGACAAGCGACCTTCGGCGCGCCCGCCAATGGAGGTCCCGGGGGCGTTGCGCACCATCGCCTCGAGGCCGAGCGCCACACCCACCAGCGTGGAAGGATGGGCGTCCTCACCGCCCACGGTGCTCAGGTCGAGGATCGCCTCGATGGCTCGCGCCCGGTCGCTTCCCTCGATCTGCAGTCGCCCGAGCGAACGCGCGTATACGCCCCGGACGTTGGCTTCGGTCTCCGAAGCGAGATGGCCGAGCAGCAGGTCGAGGGCGGTGGCGCCGTCGGCGCGATGAACAGCCTGAGCGAGAGCGTTGACCGCTTGCCCACGCACTTCAGCTACGGGATCCGCCAGGTGCCTGGCGATCTCCTCGACGAGCTCAGGATTTTCGAGCCGCCCGAGTGCCCGCACCGCGGTCTGACGCAGGTAGTCGTGACTAGTCGCGGTCGCAGCGATGAGCTCGGCGAGATCGTCTCCCCCGGTGGGTCTGGCATCCTCCAGCGCGATGATCCGGAGGTACTGCACTGCCGTGCGGTCCGGTCGTCCCGCGTCCGGGGGGGTACAGCCGCCGGCGCTGAGCAGGGCTACACAGACGAGTGCCGACAGCCTAGGAGGGCAGAGAGGTGTCATCGATATCCGCTACCTCCCCGCCGCTGCGGGAACCGAAGGAGCGGCGGCCAAAATCCCGTCCACGTATTCGTCTGCCGGACCCTTGAGCACGTTGTGCAACGAGTGAAACAGTTGAGTAGCAGCTCCACCGTGCCACCCTTCGGGCAGCAAGGTCCGCGGCAGGTACGGATCCTCGAGAGGGAAGGCCCGGAACTCGTGCAGGAGGTCGAAGCGCAACGTGAAGCACTCCTCCGCGGTTACGTCGCCCGACGACACGCCGGTCTCGCACCGATCGAGCTCCGCACGCCACCGCTCCGTGAACTCCACGTAGCGCGCGTTCACGCCAGGAAGGTCCCAGCAGCGATCGACCAGCGCCTGCGGCTCGTGACCACCGACGCGCTGCGCGCGGAAACACTCGAGGTGCTGTTCGATGCCCAACTGCTCGGCGAGCGCTTGAACCTCCTGCTCGACGTCGTGGGGCGAGATCCAGAGCCCGTTGCCGAGGGACCCGAATCCGAGCCAGGCGAGACGGTCGCGCAGCCGATCTCTCAGGTGCCGGACGTCCTCCGGAATCGAGTAGGCCAACAGAAACCAGGATCCGTCCCAGGGTCCGTCCCACGACGGGTGGAAGATGCGGTCCTCGCCTTCCTCCAAGAGCCGGCGTCCCATGGGCGCGAGGTCGTAGAACGAATTCCGGCCCATGCGTCGTCCGTCGAGCCAGCCTTTTCGCGCCATGCGCGAGAGCACCGTGCGGACCGCGCCCTCCGAGAGGCCGAATGGCTGAAGCAGAGAGATGAGGCTGCCGACCCAAATCGGCTCGTCGCGGTGCAGGAGGTACTCACCATAGAGCGTGAATACGAGACCTTGAGGACGCTGGGCTGACATGACTTCTGGGCCCGGCCGCTATAGGCCCGCGCCGGCAACCCACCGATAGACCGCCCGCACATTCATCGGGAACCAGTCTTCGTAGCGATCCCAGTCAGAGTATTGATCGAGCCGGATACGCTGAGCGGCTTGGTCTTCCGTGAGCCCGTCCGCGACCGCTCCGCGGACCGCCGTCGTGAGGTCGTCGTAGTAGGCGATCTGTCGATGGATCGCCGCTCGGTCACCCGGCGGTCCGTGCCCGAAGATCATCGTCTCGAACGGGATATCGAGTAGTCCTGAAACCGCATCGAAGAACTCCGGGAATTGCCACCCCGGCAGCTCTTGATACCCCATTCTGTCGAGCGAGACGAAGTCGACGGCGAACGCCACGCCCACGTCGGGAATGAACGGCACGGCCATGTTGTCGGTATGGCTCGGCCCTAGATAGTAGAGCTCGATCCACCTGCCACCGATCTCGAAGCGAAGCTTGTTGGAGAACGTCACGTTCGGCTCGGGCTGATCGGCGCTCCCACGCGCCCGAATGGGGGCGAGGGCGTTCTCGTGCGCGATGATGGGAACGTTCTGCTGACCCATGGCGTCCATGAGGGCATTGGCGCCGGTCGAATGGTCTGCATCACTGTGACTGTACACGATGCCCACCAAGGGAGAGCCGGGCGCGATTCGCTGAATCTCCGACGCGAATACCCTCGCGGCGTCGACGTTGATCGGGTCGAAGGCGACTACGCCTTCGTCGGTGGTGACGAACATCCCGTTGTGGCCGATCCACCTGAACTGGTAGACGCCGTCGGCGATCTGTGTGGTCTCGTAGTCCTGGGCGCAGAGTGGCGCGCTCGTCAGAGCGGCTGCGATTCCGACGGCCAACGCGACTCGTTTTCCTCTCATGTCATGGCTCTCTCTCGCATGGGGCCCTCACAAGCTACAAGTCGCGGTGCTTGACCGCTCGTCCGTCTTCTTCGCGCAAGTCGGCGATCACACTCCCAGCACAACGGCGCAGTCACGCTCTAAGTAGCCTTGCCGAAAGGAGCACGATTCCGGGGTCGATACTGCGCCGGCGGTGGAAGGCGATCCGGTCCCCGCGCGGTGACCAGTTTCCTGCCCAGCACGCATCCGAAAACAGGACCGGCCCGCTCCATTTGCCCCCGACGCGGTCACGCGACGTGATCCACGCGCCGGCGTCGCCAAGGCGGAGCGTGCCCCCGAACCCGGGGCGCTGCGATGGTCGAGCGTGACAGTGCTCTTTCCGAGACCCGGGTCCCAGTCAAGGATCGTCAGGACGTGGCAGCGACGTCCTGCTTCATTAGCAAGCGATCGCTTGCTAATGTGAACAAGGAGGCGAGCGCCGCTCGACCGCTTCGGCGCTCGAATTTCTCAACGTTTCGGCATCGCAGCTTCTCCTTGCACCGAAGCCGAGAAGCCGCATACTATAAAACTGTGCGTTTCTCATGGGAGTTCGGTCCGGATGAAATCGATCGTCATCAGCTCCGGCGTGTTGGGCATGACACTCGTGCTCGCGGGCGAATCTCTCGACCTGCCGACCTACGACGTGACGGTTGTTCCCGATCCGCACGAGGCTCTCGCCACGCCGGAAGTCGATCCCAACGAAATCGTGGCCAGCACCTGCGTCCGATGCCACTCGGACGCGCGCCTCCGCGGCAATCTGTCCCTGGAGGATTTCGACATCGCGACCGCCCCGGAGAACGCGGAAGTGGTCGAGCGCATGATCCGCAAGCTTCGGGCCGGCATGATGCCTCCGCCGGGTGTGAGGGCGCCCGAGGGGGACACACTGCTACAGCTCGTCGAGGTGCTCGAGAGCACGCTCGACTCCGCGGCACGGCGGAGCCCGAACCCTGGGCGTCGGACCTTCCAGCGCCTGAACCGTCGCGAGTTCGAGTACGCCATACTCGACCTCCTCGATCTGAGCATCGACGCGGGAGACTGGCTCCCGCTCGACCAGATGAGCGCAAACTTCGACAACATCGCCGACGTACAGTCCCTCTCCCCGATGCTGCTGGAGGCCTACCTCAACGCAGCTGCCGACATCAGCCGCATGGCGGTGGGCGACCGAAACGCATCAGCGGTCAACGTGAACTACAGGCAGTCGATTTATCAGTCGCAGCACCCTTGGGACCGCGTGGAGGGCGCGCCGTACGGCACGCGGGGCGGGCTCGTCGTCGAGCACGTCTTCCCGGCAGATGGCACGTATCAGTTCGGTATGACCTTCAACAGCGGGCGGGGGACGCGCTTCGAAGACATCGACGTGTCGGTGGATGGCGAGCGCGTGGCGCTTGTGGCCTACACGCGATCCGGTGAGGCCGCGGATGGACGGGGCGGCGGGGCACTTTGGACGGACCCCGTATTCGTGCGCGCGGGTCAGCACAAGGTCTCGGCTGCGTTCATCCGACGCTTCGACGGTCCGTACGAAGATCTCATTCGTCCGCACGGCTGGTCGCTCGCCGGCGGTGGTTCGGGCGGAGACGGGATCACTACACTGCCGCACCTCCAGGATCTGATCGTCGGTGGACCTGTCGAGGCGACGGGGATCTCGAACAGTCCGTCTCGGGACAAGATCTTCACCTGCCGGCCTACGTCGCCTTCCGAGGAGCAGCCGTGCGCCCGTGAGACCATCCAGCGGCTCGCCTCCACAGCGTACCGCCGGCCCGTGGACGACGATGAAGTGGACGGCATGATGCGCTTCTACCTCAGCGGACATGAGGCTGGCGGTTTCGAGCAAGGCATTCGCAGCGTGCTCGAGGCGATTCTGGCCTCTCCGTTCTTCGTCCTCCGCCTCGAGCGGGAGCCTGAGGGTCTCGCCCCGGGTGCGTCGTACGAGATCGCGGATCTCGACCTCGCGTCGCGTCTCTCGTTCTTCCTGTGGGGCACCCCGCCGGACGACGAGCTGATTCGAATCGCCGAGGCCGGCAACCTCAACGATGCCCAGGTGCTCGAGCGCCAGACCCGTCGGATGCTGGCGGATCCTCGCTCCGAGGCGCTCGGCACGCGATTCGCGGCTCAGTGGTTGCGTCTCCAGGACCTGTACAAGGTTCGTCCGGACCCGAACTTCTTCCCGAACTTCGACGAGACGCTCGCCGACGCAATGCGCCGCGAGACCGAGATGTTCTTCAACCATCTCGTCCGGGAAAACCGGGACGCATTAGAGCTGTTAAACGGGCACTACACTTTTGTGAACGAGCGGCTCGCGACGCACTACGGGATGAAGGGCATCGCCGGCCGCCACTTCCGGCAGGTCGCTTATACGGACGACGTTCGAAGCGGGCTCCTGGGGCAGGGGAGTGTGCTCGTACTGACGTCGTTCGCCAACCGGACCTCTCCGGTGCTGCGCGGCAAGTGGGTCATGGAGGTCCTGATGGGGATGCCTCCTCCGCCCCCGCCGCCTGGAATTCCGGACCTGGAGGAGACCGCGGGCACGCAGGACGGCGTGCGTCTCACGACCCGGGAGCGCATGGAGCTGCACCGCGCGAACCCGACGTGCAACTCCTGCCATCGGTTCATGGATCCGATCGGCCTCGCTCTCGACAACTTCGACGTGACGGGGCAGTGGCGTGTCCGTGAAAACGGGATGGTACTCGACACCCGAGGCGAGTTTTACGATGGCACACCGATCGCGACGCCAAAGCAGCTCGCCGATGCTCTATTGCAGAGGCCAATACCGCTGATGCGGAATCTGACCGAGAACCTTATGGCGTACGCGATCGCCCGTCGGGTGGAGTACTACGATCAGCCGTCGATCCGAGAAATCGTGACCGAAGCGGAAGACGACGGCAAATATCGTATGGCCGACCTCATCATAGGAGTCGTGCAAAGCGATGCGTTCCGTATGAAGCGTACCGCCAACAGTGCGGTGTTTGAGGATGCAAGGAACTGAACGTCCACAACTCACACACGTGAGGAGTTAGGAGACGATGGAGTTCATCACCGGGAAACACATCGGACGTAGGACATTCCTGAAGGGGCTCGGCGCCACCGTCGGCTTGCCCTATTTGGACGCGATGGTCCCCGCCGGGCGCCTGAGCGGCGCCGTGGCGCGAGTGGCGGAGGAGAAGACGCCGCTGATCGTGATCGAGGAGGTCCACGGACTCGCGGGCTGCAACAATTGGGGTGCGACGCAGTTCCTTTACGCGCCCGAGACGATCGGCAAGGACTTCGAGCTGTCTGACATCAACGCGCTCGCGCCGCTCCGTGAGTATCAGGACTACCTCACCATCGTCAGCAATACGGATTGCCGGATGGCAGAGGCCTTTACGACGCCGGAGATCGGGGGTGACCACTTCCGCTCGAGCGCGGTCTTCCTGACGCAGTCCCATCCGAAGCAGACGCAGGGATCCGATCTCTTCGTCGGCACGTCGCTGGACCAAATCCACGCAAGGCGCTTTGGCCAAGATACGCCGCTCCCGTCTATGCAGTTCACCATTCCGAACATCGACCAGGCCGGTGGCTGCACGTACAACTACTCGTGCGCGTACACGGATTCGATCAGCTGGGCTTCTCCCAGTGAGCCGATGCCGATGATCCGTGATCCGCGGGTGGCGTTCGACATGCTGTTCGGCGCCGGCGGTACGCGCGAAGAGCGGGCGGTACGGCGCGAATCCCGGGCGAGCATCCTCGATTGGATTACCGGCGAGGTTGCCGCGATCCGTCGCGAGCTCGGCTCGGAGGACCGTCAGCGCATGGAGCAGTACCTCGACAACGTCCGAGAGATCGAGCGTCGCATCCAGATGGTCGAGGCACACAACTCCACGGGTGAAGAACGCGCGATTCCGGAGGCACCCGCAGGCGTGCCGGACTCGTACACCGAGCACATGCACCTGATGTTCGACCTCCAGGTACTCGCCATCCAGACGGACATGACGCGGGTCATCTCTTTCAAGACCGGTCGCGATGCGGAGAGCCGGGTCTTCCCGGAGAGCGGCTCCGATCGTCCCTTCCACCCCGCGTCGCATCACGGCGGACGCGAGGAGGGGGTCCTCGAGTTCAACAAGATCTGCCAGTTTCGCGTGAGCATGCTCCCGTACCTGCTGGACAGGCTCCAGAACACGATGGACGGTGACAAGAACCTGCTCGAGCGATCGATCGTGATGTTCGGTTCGCCGATGGCCGATTCGAACATCCACAACCACCGTCGCTGCCCGCTCATCTTCCTGGGTAAGGGCAACGGAATTCTCGAGGGCAACCTCCACCTGAAGGCCACGGACGGGACCCCGATGGCCAATGCGATGCTCCGCATGATGCAGGACCTGGGGCACACGGACATGGAGGGCTTCGGGGATAGCACCGGAAGCATGTCGCTCACGTCGCCGGGTCGCGCAACCGCGCAGGAGCTCCACTAGGACGAGGCCTTTCTCGGCGGGAACCGAACGCCCAAACCGCACGCGAGGGATTTAGGATGAAAGCAGGTCTACGCTCCAACGTTCTAGGTGGTCTTTGTCTCGCTGTCCTAATCGGCGCCGGCGCGCCCGACGCTCCGGTGGCGGACGCTCCGGTGGCGGACGCGGCGATGAGGGGAGATGTCGACGCGGTGCGTCAGCTTCTCCGGGAAGGTGCGGACGTCAACGCGGCGCAAGGCGACGGCATGAGCGCGCTGCACTGGGCTGCGGAGCGTGGCGACGCCGAGCTCACCGAGATGCTGCTCTATGCGGGTGCCATCATCGATGTGGTTACTCGTATCGGCGAGTATACCCCGCTCCACATCGCGAGCAGAAATGGGCAGCTGGAGGTAGTCTCCGCGCTGCTCGCCGCCGGCGCCGACGTCGGCGCCAGGACGGATCCGGGCGGTACCACGGCGTTGCACTTGGCCGCCACTGCCGGTGACGCGTCTGTCATCGACCTACTCGTCGAGGCTGGAGCCGATGTCAACGGGCGTGAGGCCGAGTGGCAGCAGACGCCTCTGATCTTTGCGGCCGCCCGGAATCGCGTAGACGCGATCCATGCGCTTCTGGAAGCGGGCGCGGATCCGAACCTCGCCGCCGAGTCCTTCGATCTGAGCGCTCAGCGCCCGATCGACCGCGCCGCGAACCAAAGGAATGCGGATGTGCTCGCAGCGTTCACCAATGACGGCGCATGGGCGCCCACATCGGCTCAGATCCAGGCGGCCGTGCGCGCGGCGCGCCAGGTGTACGAGGCGGGCATCGACGAGGATGCGGAAGAGGAAGAGGAGGACGAGGACTCACGCCGCCGTGGGCCCCCGAATATCGTCAGCAAGGGGGGACTCACGCCGCTTCTGCACGCCACGCGTCAAGGCCATCTCGAGTCGATAGCCGCGCTCTTGGACGGTGGGGCCAACATCGATCAGGTGGGAGGAGGAGACGGCACATCGCCCCTTCTAATTGCGACGATCAACGGTCAGTTCGACGCGGCGATGCTCCTCTTGGAGCGGGGCGCGGACCCGAACGTCGCGTCGTCCCTCAACGGCGTCTCGCCGCTGTGGGCGACCGTAAACTCCGAGTGGCAGCCCCGCACGCGCTTCCCGCAGCCGCAGGAGCGCGGGCAGCAGCAAAACGGCTACCTCGAGACGATGGAGGCTCTGCTCTCATCAGGAGCGGACGCGAACCACCGGATTACGATGCACCCCTGGTACATGGTGTACAGCGGGTGCGGGAATGGCAACTGTGGGCTGATCGACACCAACGGTGCGACCGCCTTCCTCCGTTCTGCCTACGCGACGGATGTAAACGCGATGAAGCTCCTGTACCGCTGGGGTGCCAATCCATTCCTCACGACGAAGGCACCGGAGCGGCGGCCTAGCAGGAGTGCGCGCGCGCGTCAGCAAGCCATCAGTCAGATCGCCGATGCGGACGAGTTCGCAGAGCTGTCCGACTCGACGAAGGCCTCTGTGCTTCGCTCCGTCTGGAACGAGCTTCCGGACTCCGTGAAGGAAGATCTGCCCGAGTTCACCGTCACCGACACGCCTGATGCGGTTCGCGAGGATGTTCTGGCCCACGCTCAGCGACAGGACTCGGTCAAGGCGGCCGAGCCGGATCCTTCGGGTCTGCCCCCGGTTCCGGTCGGTGGCCCGGGCGTTTGGGCGATCCACGCCGCTTCCGGAGTGGGATACGGCGAGGGCTTCGCCGGTAACGCGCACCGACATGTCGACAACGGGTGGCTTTCCTCGGTGAAGTTCCTGGTCGAGGAGGTGGGTATGGACGTGGACGCCCGAGATCACAACGGTTACACCGCGATGCACCACGCGGCGGCTCGCGGCGACAACGAGATGATCCTGTACCTAGTGGAAAAGGGAGGCGACGTCACGGTCGTCAGTCGACGGGGGCAATCGACCGCGGACATGGCCAACGCGCCGGTGTCCAGGCTGTCGCCGTTTCCCGAAACGATCGCTCTGCTCGTCAGCCTCGGTGCTGTGAACAACGACAACTGTGTGAGCTGCCAGTAGCGCGGATCTAGGTCAGAGGTCGAGGGAACTGTTAAGCATCGATCACGTCCTCTGCCTCACCTTCCCGTCCGACCGCCGTTGAGCGTGAACTTCTGCGCCCGGAACCCGGCCTGGACACTGTCACCGGCAGCGGCATCGACGATCCAGGGGCCTGCCGCCTCGGCCACGAAGATGTTGCCCTGCGGGTCGACGGTCAGGTTGTGCGGCCGACCGAGCTGTCCGGTGCCCGTTCCTGGACCCCCGAACTCGTCGACCTTCTCCAGATCAGAGCGCCGCAGCACGACGATCATGTGCGAGCCACCGTCGGCCACGTACAGGTACGTCTGGGCTTCGTCCGGCGAGAAGCCGACCGAGAAAGCGGCCTCGCGGGCACAGCCGGGTGTCGGTGGCTCACTCCTGGGCGGGCACATGGGCCGTAGGACCTTCTCCATCACGAACTCGCCGCTCTGGAGGAAGACCTGGATGCGGTTGTTGGCCCGGTCTGCTACATAGATGTGGCCGTCCCGCGAGCCGGCGATGCCGTGCGGCGTCCGGAGCTGCCGTGACGGTTCCGAGGACGCGGGGTCTGGGCGGTACTCGTCATCCGGCATCTCGCCGTACGCTCCCCAATGGCGGAGGTACTCA
This window contains:
- a CDS encoding DUF1592 domain-containing protein codes for the protein MKSIVISSGVLGMTLVLAGESLDLPTYDVTVVPDPHEALATPEVDPNEIVASTCVRCHSDARLRGNLSLEDFDIATAPENAEVVERMIRKLRAGMMPPPGVRAPEGDTLLQLVEVLESTLDSAARRSPNPGRRTFQRLNRREFEYAILDLLDLSIDAGDWLPLDQMSANFDNIADVQSLSPMLLEAYLNAAADISRMAVGDRNASAVNVNYRQSIYQSQHPWDRVEGAPYGTRGGLVVEHVFPADGTYQFGMTFNSGRGTRFEDIDVSVDGERVALVAYTRSGEAADGRGGGALWTDPVFVRAGQHKVSAAFIRRFDGPYEDLIRPHGWSLAGGGSGGDGITTLPHLQDLIVGGPVEATGISNSPSRDKIFTCRPTSPSEEQPCARETIQRLASTAYRRPVDDDEVDGMMRFYLSGHEAGGFEQGIRSVLEAILASPFFVLRLEREPEGLAPGASYEIADLDLASRLSFFLWGTPPDDELIRIAEAGNLNDAQVLERQTRRMLADPRSEALGTRFAAQWLRLQDLYKVRPDPNFFPNFDETLADAMRRETEMFFNHLVRENRDALELLNGHYTFVNERLATHYGMKGIAGRHFRQVAYTDDVRSGLLGQGSVLVLTSFANRTSPVLRGKWVMEVLMGMPPPPPPPGIPDLEETAGTQDGVRLTTRERMELHRANPTCNSCHRFMDPIGLALDNFDVTGQWRVRENGMVLDTRGEFYDGTPIATPKQLADALLQRPIPLMRNLTENLMAYAIARRVEYYDQPSIREIVTEAEDDGKYRMADLIIGVVQSDAFRMKRTANSAVFEDARN
- a CDS encoding peptidylprolyl isomerase, whose amino-acid sequence is MQYLRIIALEDARPTGGDDLAELIAATATSHDYLRQTAVRALGRLENPELVEEIARHLADPVAEVRGQAVNALAQAVHRADGATALDLLLGHLASETEANVRGVYARSLGRLQIEGSDRARAIEAILDLSTVGGEDAHPSTLVGVALGLEAMVRNAPGTSIGGRAEGRLSNLVFFDRVRQQYGPQSAQVRLLALSAMGQAGAITVELVEGGLRDPDARVRIVAARYLSAVVAAARSEFIRRGLLDESVGVRIFTVQQLAREARDEVVCGRLLAVATRDESQAIRLLALDALAEPCTDPDAQTEILLGTASSVGPETRVNWQMGAHALVSLARFAPDFASRLVPVYVSHPNPFVRVYGARAASVLGQTDVVLELVGDPVANVRTAALQLLAQDDANDIDQLLVSQLASDDPQLLMTAARLLEGSELGFPVASAALTAFERISRARRETWRDPRGALLTRVAELGSGALAERLTPFLSDYDAVIAEQVAEVLELWTGRPHAADPQALPRSSLPRVADVPALGRATVLLHMQKGGTISIQPLPLIALTNSYRFVRLAREGYFDGLTFHRWAPNFVLQGGSPGANEYSGDGLYSRDEVGVFPHWRGTVGLSTRGHDTGDAQIFINLVDNVRLDHDYTVFGIVVSSMDLVDAILEGDVIERAEVLVTR
- a CDS encoding ankyrin repeat domain-containing protein gives rise to the protein MKAGLRSNVLGGLCLAVLIGAGAPDAPVADAPVADAAMRGDVDAVRQLLREGADVNAAQGDGMSALHWAAERGDAELTEMLLYAGAIIDVVTRIGEYTPLHIASRNGQLEVVSALLAAGADVGARTDPGGTTALHLAATAGDASVIDLLVEAGADVNGREAEWQQTPLIFAAARNRVDAIHALLEAGADPNLAAESFDLSAQRPIDRAANQRNADVLAAFTNDGAWAPTSAQIQAAVRAARQVYEAGIDEDAEEEEEDEDSRRRGPPNIVSKGGLTPLLHATRQGHLESIAALLDGGANIDQVGGGDGTSPLLIATINGQFDAAMLLLERGADPNVASSLNGVSPLWATVNSEWQPRTRFPQPQERGQQQNGYLETMEALLSSGADANHRITMHPWYMVYSGCGNGNCGLIDTNGATAFLRSAYATDVNAMKLLYRWGANPFLTTKAPERRPSRSARARQQAISQIADADEFAELSDSTKASVLRSVWNELPDSVKEDLPEFTVTDTPDAVREDVLAHAQRQDSVKAAEPDPSGLPPVPVGGPGVWAIHAASGVGYGEGFAGNAHRHVDNGWLSSVKFLVEEVGMDVDARDHNGYTAMHHAAARGDNEMILYLVEKGGDVTVVSRRGQSTADMANAPVSRLSPFPETIALLVSLGAVNNDNCVSCQ
- a CDS encoding MBL fold metallo-hydrolase, which translates into the protein MRGKRVALAVGIAAALTSAPLCAQDYETTQIADGVYQFRWIGHNGMFVTTDEGVVAFDPINVDAARVFASEIQRIAPGSPLVGIVYSHSDADHSTGANALMDAMGQQNVPIIAHENALAPIRARGSADQPEPNVTFSNKLRFEIGGRWIELYYLGPSHTDNMAVPFIPDVGVAFAVDFVSLDRMGYQELPGWQFPEFFDAVSGLLDIPFETMIFGHGPPGDRAAIHRQIAYYDDLTTAVRGAVADGLTEDQAAQRIRLDQYSDWDRYEDWFPMNVRAVYRWVAGAGL
- a CDS encoding DUF1552 domain-containing protein is translated as MEFITGKHIGRRTFLKGLGATVGLPYLDAMVPAGRLSGAVARVAEEKTPLIVIEEVHGLAGCNNWGATQFLYAPETIGKDFELSDINALAPLREYQDYLTIVSNTDCRMAEAFTTPEIGGDHFRSSAVFLTQSHPKQTQGSDLFVGTSLDQIHARRFGQDTPLPSMQFTIPNIDQAGGCTYNYSCAYTDSISWASPSEPMPMIRDPRVAFDMLFGAGGTREERAVRRESRASILDWITGEVAAIRRELGSEDRQRMEQYLDNVREIERRIQMVEAHNSTGEERAIPEAPAGVPDSYTEHMHLMFDLQVLAIQTDMTRVISFKTGRDAESRVFPESGSDRPFHPASHHGGREEGVLEFNKICQFRVSMLPYLLDRLQNTMDGDKNLLERSIVMFGSPMADSNIHNHRRCPLIFLGKGNGILEGNLHLKATDGTPMANAMLRMMQDLGHTDMEGFGDSTGSMSLTSPGRATAQELH
- a CDS encoding phenylacetic acid degradation operon negative regulatory protein PaaX, which codes for MSAQRPQGLVFTLYGEYLLHRDEPIWVGSLISLLQPFGLSEGAVRTVLSRMARKGWLDGRRMGRNSFYDLAPMGRRLLEEGEDRIFHPSWDGPWDGSWFLLAYSIPEDVRHLRDRLRDRLAWLGFGSLGNGLWISPHDVEQEVQALAEQLGIEQHLECFRAQRVGGHEPQALVDRCWDLPGVNARYVEFTERWRAELDRCETGVSSGDVTAEECFTLRFDLLHEFRAFPLEDPYLPRTLLPEGWHGGAATQLFHSLHNVLKGPADEYVDGILAAAPSVPAAAGR